The following proteins are co-located in the Triticum aestivum cultivar Chinese Spring chromosome 1A, IWGSC CS RefSeq v2.1, whole genome shotgun sequence genome:
- the LOC123069752 gene encoding asparagine synthetase [glutamine-hydrolyzing] 2 translates to MCGILAVLGVGDVSLAKRSRIIELSRRLRHRGPDWSGIHSFEDCYLAHQRLAIVDPTSGDQPLYNEDKTVVVTVNGEIYNHEELKAKLKSHQFQTGSDCEVIAHLYEEYGEEFVDMLDGMFSFVLLDTRDKSFIAARDAIGICPLYMGWGLDGSVWFSSEMKALSDDCERFISFPPGHLYSSKAGGLRRWYNPPWFSESIPSTPYDPLLIRESFEKAVIKRLMTDVPFGVLLSGGLDSSLVASVVSRHLAETKVARQWGNQLHTFCIGLKGSPDLKAAKEVADYLGTVHHELHFTVQEGIDALEEVIYHIETYDVTTIRASTPMFLMSRKIKSLGVKMVLSGEGSDEIFGGYLYFHKAPNKKELHEETCRKIKALHLYDCLRANKATSAWGLEARVPFLDKSFINVAMDLDPECKMIRRDLGRIEKWVLRNAFDDEEKPYLPKHILYRQKEQFSDGVGYSWIDGLKDHAKAHVSDSMMTNASFVYPDNTPTTKEAYYYRTVFEKFYPKNAARLTVPGGPSIACSTAKAVEWDAAWSELLDPSGRAALGVHDAAYEEKAPASVDPVVDNVSRSPAHDVKRLKTAISAAAV, encoded by the exons ATGTGCGGCATCCTCGCCGTCCTCGGCGTCGGCGACGTCTCCCTCGCCAAGCGCTCCCGCATCATCGAGCTCTCCCGCCG ATTACGGCACAGAGGCCCTGATTGGAGTGGTATACACAGCTTTGAGGATTGCTATCTTGCGCACCAGCGGTTGGCTATTGTTGATCCTACATCTGGAGACCAGCCATTGTACAACGAGGACAAAACAGTTGTTGTGACG GTGAATGGTGAGATCTATAATCATGAAGAACTGAAAGCTAAGCTGAAATCTCATCAGTTCCAAACTGGTAGTGATTGTGAAGTTATTGCTCACCTA TATGAGGAATATGGGGAAGAATTTGTGGATATGTTGGATGGCATGTTCTCGTTTGTGCTTCTTGACACACGTGATAAAAGCTTCATCGCTGCACGCGATGCTATTGGTATCTGTCCCTTATACATGGGCTGGGGTCTTGATG GGTCAGTATGGTTTTCTTCAGAGATGAAGGCGTTGAGTGATGATTGTGAGCGCTTCATATCGTTCCCCCCTGGGCACTTGTACTCAAGCAAAGCAG GTGGCCTAAGGAGGTGGTACAACCCCCCGTGGTTTTCAGAAAGCATTCCCTCAACCCCTTACGATCCTCTCCTCATCCGAGAGAGTTTTGAGAAG GCTGTTATTAAGAGGCTCATGACTGATGTGCCATTTGGCGTTCTCTTGTCTGGTGGACTTGACTCTTCTTTGGTGGCTTCAGTTGTTTCACGGCACTTGGCAGAAACAAAAGTTGCCAGGCAGTGGGGAAACCAACTGCACACCTTTTGCATCGGTTTGAAG GGTTCTCCTGATCTTAAAGCTGCTAAGGAAGTTGCTGACTACCTTGGCACTGTCCATCATGAATTACACTTCACAGTGCAG GAGGGCATTGATGCATTGGAAGAAGTTATTTACCACATAGAGACGTACGACGTAACGACCATTAGAGCAAGTACCCCAATGTTTCTAATGTCTCGGAAAATCAAATCATTGGGTGTGAAGATGGTTCTTTCAGGAGAAGGTTCTGATGAAATATTTGGTGGTTATCTTTATTTTCATAAGGCACCAAACAAGAAGGAACTCCATGAGGAGACGTGTAGGAAG ATAAAAGCTCTTCATTTATATGATTGTTTGAGAGCAAACAAAGCAACTTCTGCCTGGGGTCTTGAGGCTCGTGTTCCATTTCTTGACAAAAGCTTTATCAATGTAGCAATGGACCTGGATCCTGAATGTAAGATG ATAAGACGTGATCTTGGCCGGATAGAGAAATGGGTTCTGCGTAATGCATTTGATGACGAGGAGAAGCCCTATTTACCCAAG CACATTCTTTATAGGCAAAAGGAACAATTCAGCGATGGTGTTGGGTACAGTTGGATTGATGGGTTGAAGGACCATGCTAAAGCACAT GTGTCGGATTCCATGATGACGAACGCCAGCTTTGTTTACCCTGACAACACACCCACAACAAAAGAGGCCTACTATTACAGGACCGTATTCGAGAAGTTCTATCCCAAG AATGCTGCTAGGCTAACGGTGCCAGGAGGTCCCAGCATCGCATGCAGCACCGCTAAAGCTGTCGAATGGGACGCCGCCTGGTCCGAGCTCCTCGACCCGTCTGGCCGCGCCGCTCTTGGCGTGCATGATGCGGCGTACGAAGAGAAGGCTCCTGCATCGGTCGATCCTGTCGTGGATAACGTCTCCCGTTCACCTGCACATGACGTCAAAAGGCTCAAAACCGCCATTTCAGCAGCTGCTGTATAA
- the LOC123069750 gene encoding WRKY transcription factor 28 — MHHSMSGSAAAGGEDLGGGQFYGDHPPADDGFFQSRSACGGEGDGGVTPSVYSSITDYLQGLLDPAELARHLDAPPCYPAMRDVIGETATPVTPNSSTSGEAAGAESHGCKRGSPVPEEGDEDGSADHHNHRSDEKEQKKKRKGEKKARGSRVAFATKSEVDHLDDGYRWRKYGQKAVKNSSFPRSYYRCTAAQCGVKKLVERSQQDPSTVVTTYEGRHGHPSPLAAHRGSRMIMATGADTAYSLAALQHQQHGFFPAGADVYGRMCIQPTTAVAPSLAHRLSEYGGMEVHADRLPDAVVHYQSRHH; from the exons ATGCACCACTCCATGTCCGGGTCAGCAGCAGCAGGCGGAGAAGACCTCGGCGGCGGCCAGTTCTACGGCGACCATCCGCCTGCCGACGACGGCTTCTTCCAGAGTCGTTCGGCGTGCGGCGGTGAAGGCGATGGTGGTGTCACGCCGTCGGTCTACTCCAGCATCACCGACTACCTGCAGGGGCTCCTCGACCCCGCGGAGCTCGCCAGGCACCTGGACGCGCCTCCGTGCTACCCGGCGATGAGAGACGTGATCGGCGAGACGGCGACCCCGGTCACGCCCAACTCGTCgacgtccggcgaggcggcgggggctGAGTCCCACGGATGCAAGAGAGGCAGTCCGGTGCCGGAGGAGGGAGACGAGGACGGATCGGCTGATCATCACAACCACAG GAGCGACgagaaggagcagaagaagaagaggaagggggagAAGAAGGCGCGCGGCTCCCGTGTGGCCTTCGCAACCAAGAGCGAGGTCGACCACCTCGACGATGGCTACCGCTGGCGCAAGTATGGCCAGAAGGCCGTCAAGAACAGTTCTTTCCCAAG GAGCTACTACCGATGCACGGCTGCGCAGTGTGGGGTGAAGAAGCTGGTGGAGCGGTCGCAGCAGGACCCTTCCACGGTTGTCACCACCTACGAGGGCCGCCACGGGCACCCAAGCCCCCTCGCCGCCCACCGTGGCTCAAGGATGATAATGGCCACCGGCGCCGACACTGCCTACTCGCTTGCCGCGCTCCAACATCAGCAACATGGCTTTTTTCCAGCCGGTGCCGACGTCTATGGGCGCATGTGCATACAGCCCACTACCGCCGTCGCTCCGTCGCTGGCACACAGATTGTCGGAGTACGGTGGCATGGAAGTGCATGCCGATCGCCTTCCCGATGCCGTGGTGCACTATCAGTCTAGGCATCATTAA
- the LOC123069739 gene encoding WRKY transcription factor 71, whose translation MSGSAAAGGEDHGAGQLYGNHRHAADGGDVLGNNVFFQSHSACAGGDDGGVIPSTYSSITDYLQGLLDPAELARHLDAPPYFPAPGDVIGEAATPVTPNSSTSGEATGAESHGCKRGSPSPEEGDEDQDGSADHGSCRSEKKKMKEGKREKKPRGSRVAFATKSAVDHLDDGYRWRKYGQKAVKNSSFPRSYYRCTAAQCGVKKLVERSQQDPSTVVTTYEGRHAHPSPIATHRGSRMLMATGVDTVYSLDVLQHQHHGFFPAGTDVYGRMYALPSTDASVVAHRSSEYGGMQVHAGVLPDAVMSYEHVHR comes from the exons ATGtccggatcagcagcagcaggcggAGAAGACCACGGCGCCGGTCAGCTCTACGGCAACCATCGGCATGCCGCCGACGGCGGCGACGTACTGGGGAACAACGTCTTCTTCCAGAGTCATTCGGCGTGTGCCGGTGGGGACGATGGTGGTGTCATCCCGTCGACCTACTCCAGCATCACCGACTACCTGCAGGGGCTCCTCGACCCCGCGGAGCTCGCCAGGCACCTGGACGCGCCTCCGTACTTCCCGGCGCCGGGAGATGTGATCGGCGAGGCAGCGACTCCAGTCACGCCCAACTCGTCGACGTCCGGCGAGGCGACGGGGGCCGAGTCCCACGGGTGCAAGAGAGGCAGTCCATCGCCGGAGGAGGGGGACGAGGATCAGGATGGATCGGCCGATCATGGCAGCTGCAG gagcgagaagaagaagatgaaggaggggaagagggagaagaagccgcgTGGGTCCCGTGTGGCATTCGCAACCAAGAGTGCGGTCGACCACCTCGACGACGGCTATCGCTGGCGCAAGTACGGCCAGAAGGCAGTCAAGAACAGCTCCTTCCCAAG GAGCTACTACCGGTGCACGGCGGCGCAGTGCGGGGTGAAGAAGCTGGTGGAGCGGTCACAGCAGGACCCGTCCACGGTCGTCACCACTTACGAGGGTCGCCACGCGCACCCGAGCCCCATCGCCACCCACCGTGGCTCGCGCATGCTAATGGCCACTGGTGTCGACACTGTCTACTCACTCGACGTGCTCCAGCATCAACATCATGGATTTTTCCCGGCCGGTACCGACGTCTATGGGCGCATGTACGCACTGCCCAGTACCGACGCCTCGGTGGTGGCACACCGGTCGTCCGAGTACGGTGGCATGCAGGTGCATGCCGGTGTTCTTCCCGATGCCGTGATGAGTTATGAGCATGTTCATCGTTAA